From one Culex quinquefasciatus strain JHB chromosome 3, VPISU_Cqui_1.0_pri_paternal, whole genome shotgun sequence genomic stretch:
- the LOC6040327 gene encoding uncharacterized protein LOC6040327 isoform X1 — protein sequence MALVMLPCDLPWWSNVQKKLAQIDETPTLEVLLEVMQKLHELCNVSLDPDDDGKDQGVFDGLRHFVAEQLSEEERAHFLGHTVRHIARHARNLKLYRPPRGLNFSLQQQGDCYELSYRLVAALLANAFFSTFPKRTEKTHPTLQDFNFTYFFKGLVESNVQKAKFRSFLNYFDWLEANPVELDGTLKVSRKVMTGKQWLTIEDWLECGLPLCDVEIKHEGRLDKASSDTMQTVFASARLGGDVLGPGGSQETLQFFTFPELLAVLLYVEALEDNESLQIENAHHVARIVEPRGRALFEKIEQPKKTSLCCIDAENYRAIPSQQFEEDDILRELNKCLLAFRQNTTCPVVEPRSAEKQRPTRLDQLENTSSKGRLSPIGERDREGSTPGSPDVCTTIFIRQPTPNSKRSSSDSNKLEKDINKRRSWLSPDRPAPMTNSSVGSTGGGGLLTAGHRGRFIILGSSGECLPVNRHPLKIPARRDSYSSCESSNDEFHSARDSFDEDDEDGLRARTYMTQLDTPERRFTFAQQLREALKDNNMASAASTDDSSYAVGISITGSQTRDQNIRVKRGGSCGFVLDGSTGSTSEEREWFDRCRQRSQNGMLERKETNESSRYSFESDLGSELEEVYEKFAKWLEEPISSDKPKKLDARDEAVLRFANSLLKRTLSESFVGIPFTEDGLAGDKSTEGNAIRTNGGQNDKVVLNVRSLSLELAKHKHKLAAQLRNEYLALEPAKLFKCPNIQLTQVDHRKLLQRLRSSSSVCSTTSVTHPAPPPAVPARTKKKTKKKPLERQSSLKARLQSYKPNWSVSYYQDVKCEDVTLKISQIAQKRTINVNLRPVATGNWGCGDTKRGDVQLKMVVQWMAASVAGLPFLIYYTAGSEKLSKLDTICRILKDRKWTVGELAAATLSHAKDILEDPLYYNNDRSYSSFFDKLIGLDRTGQ from the exons ATGGCCCTGGTAATGCTGCCATGCGACCTGCCCTGGTGGTCCAACGTCCAGAAGAAGCTCGCCCAGATCGATGAGACGCCCACGCTTGAGGTGCTGCTCGAGGTGATGCAGAAGCTGCACGAGCTGTGCAA CGTGAGTCTCGACCCGGACGACGACGGCAAGGACCAGGGCGTGTTCGACGGGTTACGCCACTTTGTGGCGGAGCAGCTCAGCGAGGAGGAGCGGGCCCACTTCCTGGGCCACACGGTGCGGCACATCGCGCGGCACGCCCGCAACCTGAAGCTGTACCGTCCGCCACGGGGGCTCAACTTTAGCCTGCAGCAGCAGGGCGATTGCTACGAGCTGAGCTACCGGCTGGTGGCGGCCCTGCTCGCGAACGCATTCTTCTCCACATTTCCAAAACGCACTGAGAAAACGCATCCCACGCTACAAGACTTCAactttacgtatttttttaagggaCTAGTAGA GAGTAACGTACAAAAGGCCAAATTCAGGAGCTTCCTGAACTATTTCGACTGGTTGGAGGCTAATCCGGTGGAGCTGGATGGGACGCTCAAGGTGAGCCGGAAGGTTATGACGGGGAAGCAGTGGTTGACGATCGAGGACTGGTTGGAGTGTGGATTGCCGTTGTGTGACGTGGAGATCAAGCACGAGGGACGGCTGGACAAAGCGAGTTCCGACACGATGCAGACGGTGTTTGCCAGTGCGCGGTTGGGCGGTGACGTTCTCGGGCCTGGCGGCTCGCAGGAAACGCTGCAATTCTTTACCTTTCCCGAATTGTTGGCTGTGTTATTGTATGTGGAAGCGCTGGAAGACAATGAATCGCTACAGATTGAGAACGCTCACCACGTGGCCCGGATAGTGGAACCTCGAGGTCGGGCGCTGTTCGAGAAGATCGAACAACCGAAGAAGACATCCCTGTGTTGTATTGACGCCGAGAACTATCGAGCGATCCCGTCGCAGCAGTTCGAGGAAGACGACATTCTGCGCGAGTTGAACAAGTGCCTTTTAGCGTTCAGACAGAACACGACCTGCCCGGTGGTGGAGCCAAGGTCAGCAGAAAAACAGCGCCCGACACGGCTGGATCAGCTGGAGAACACGTCCAGCAAGGGTCGGCTCTCGCCCATAGGAGAGCGCGATCGGGAAGGATCGACGCCGGGATCGCCGGACGTGTGCACCACAATCTTCATACGACAACCCACGCCAAACTCGAAACGTTCCAGCAGTGATTCGAACAAACTGGAAAAAGACATAAACAAAAGACGATCGTGGCTTTCGCCGGACAGGCCCGCCCCCATGACCAACAGTTCGGTGGGATCCACCGGCGGTGGGGGCCTGTTGACGGCCGGCCATCGAGGCAGGTTCATAATTCTAGGTTCATCCGGAGAGTGCCTCCCAGTGAACCGACACCCGCTGAAGATTCCAGCGAGGAGAGATTCGTACTCAAGCTGTGAGTCGAGCAACGACGAATTCCACAGCGCTCGCGACAGCTTCGACGAAGACGACGAAGACGGGCTGCGCGCTCGGACGTACATGACCCAGCTGGACACTCCCGAGCGGAGGTTCACGTTTGCTCAACAGCTGCGCGAAGCACTCAAGGACAATAACATGGCGTCGGCCGCCAGCACCGATGACAGCAGCTATGCGGTGGGAATCAGTATAACGGGATCGCAAACGAGGGATCAGAACATCCGCGTGAAGCGCGGAGGATCGTGCGGCTTCGTGCTGGACGGCTCAACTGGTAGCACTTCGGAGGAGCGAGAGTGGTTCGATCGGTGCCGTCAGCGGAGCCAGAACGGCATGCTGGAACGGAAGGAGACGAACGAATCTTCGCGGTACAGCTTCGAGTCGGACTTGGGATCGGAGCTGGAGGAGGTGTACGAGAAATTTGCCAA GTGGCTCGAGGAACCCATCAGCAGTGACAAGCCCAAGAAGTTGGACGCCCGGGACGAAGCGGTGCTCAGATTCGCCAACTCACTGCTCAAGCGAACGCTAAGCGAAAGTTTCGTTGGCATTCCGTTCACGGAAGACGGACTCGCGGGCGATAAGAGTACGGAAGGGAACGCGATCAGGACCAACGGAGGTCAGAATGATAAGGTAGTACTAAATGTGAGATCGTTATCCCTGGAGTTGGCCAAACACAAGCATAAACTAGCAGCCCAATTG CGCAATGAGTATCTCGCGCTGGAGCCCGCCAAACTGTTCAAGTGTCCCAACATCCAGCTGACCCAGGTGGACCACCGGAAACTGCTGCAGCGGTTACGGTCCAGCAGCTCGGTCTGCTCGACGACGTCCGTAACGCATCCGGCGCCGCCACCCGCGGTCCCAGCCCGGACCAAGAAGAAAACCAAGAAAAAGCCCCTCGAACGGCAATCGTCGCTCAAGGCTCGGCTACAGAGCTACAAGCCAAACTGGTCCGTTTCCTACTACCAGGACGTCAAGTGCGAAGATGTAACGTTGAAG ATCTCCCAAATCGCCCAGAAGCGGACAATCAACGTCAACCTGAGACCGGTGGCGACCGGAAACTGGGGCTGCGGTGACACCAAGCGGGGTGACGTCCAGCTCAAGATGGTGGTCCAGTGGATGGCGGCGAGCGTTGCCGGGCTGCCGTTTCTGATCTACTACACCGCCGGGAGTGAGAAACTTTCCAAG
- the LOC6040327 gene encoding probable poly(ADP-ribose) glycohydrolase 2 isoform X2: MALVMLPCDLPWWSNVQKKLAQIDETPTLEVLLEVMQKLHELCNVSLDPDDDGKDQGVFDGLRHFVAEQLSEEERAHFLGHTVRHIARHARNLKLYRPPRGLNFSLQQQGDCYELSYRLVAALLANAFFSTFPKRTEKTHPTLQDFNFTYFFKGLVESNVQKAKFRSFLNYFDWLEANPVELDGTLKVSRKVMTGKQWLTIEDWLECGLPLCDVEIKHEGRLDKASSDTMQTVFASARLGGDVLGPGGSQETLQFFTFPELLAVLLYVEALEDNESLQIENAHHVARIVEPRGRALFEKIEQPKKTSLCCIDAENYRAIPSQQFEEDDILRELNKCLLAFRQNTTCPVVEPRSAEKQRPTRLDQLENTSSKGRLSPIGERDREGSTPGSPDVCTTIFIRQPTPNSKRSSSDSNKLEKDINKRRSWLSPDRPAPMTNSSVGSTGGGGLLTAGHRGRFIILGSSGECLPVNRHPLKIPARRDSYSSCESSNDEFHSARDSFDEDDEDGLRARTYMTQLDTPERRFTFAQQLREALKDNNMASAASTDDSSYAVGISITGSQTRDQNIRVKRGGSCGFVLDGSTGSTSEEREWFDRCRQRSQNGMLERKETNESSRYSFESDLGSELEEVYEKFAKWLEEPISSDKPKKLDARDEAVLRFANSLLKRTLSESFVGIPFTEDGLAGDKSTEGNAIRTNGGQNDKVVLNVRSLSLELAKHKHKLAAQLISQIAQKRTINVNLRPVATGNWGCGDTKRGDVQLKMVVQWMAASVAGLPFLIYYTAGSEKLSKLDTICRILKDRKWTVGELAAATLSHAKDILEDPLYYNNDRSYSSFFDKLIGLDRTGQ, translated from the exons ATGGCCCTGGTAATGCTGCCATGCGACCTGCCCTGGTGGTCCAACGTCCAGAAGAAGCTCGCCCAGATCGATGAGACGCCCACGCTTGAGGTGCTGCTCGAGGTGATGCAGAAGCTGCACGAGCTGTGCAA CGTGAGTCTCGACCCGGACGACGACGGCAAGGACCAGGGCGTGTTCGACGGGTTACGCCACTTTGTGGCGGAGCAGCTCAGCGAGGAGGAGCGGGCCCACTTCCTGGGCCACACGGTGCGGCACATCGCGCGGCACGCCCGCAACCTGAAGCTGTACCGTCCGCCACGGGGGCTCAACTTTAGCCTGCAGCAGCAGGGCGATTGCTACGAGCTGAGCTACCGGCTGGTGGCGGCCCTGCTCGCGAACGCATTCTTCTCCACATTTCCAAAACGCACTGAGAAAACGCATCCCACGCTACAAGACTTCAactttacgtatttttttaagggaCTAGTAGA GAGTAACGTACAAAAGGCCAAATTCAGGAGCTTCCTGAACTATTTCGACTGGTTGGAGGCTAATCCGGTGGAGCTGGATGGGACGCTCAAGGTGAGCCGGAAGGTTATGACGGGGAAGCAGTGGTTGACGATCGAGGACTGGTTGGAGTGTGGATTGCCGTTGTGTGACGTGGAGATCAAGCACGAGGGACGGCTGGACAAAGCGAGTTCCGACACGATGCAGACGGTGTTTGCCAGTGCGCGGTTGGGCGGTGACGTTCTCGGGCCTGGCGGCTCGCAGGAAACGCTGCAATTCTTTACCTTTCCCGAATTGTTGGCTGTGTTATTGTATGTGGAAGCGCTGGAAGACAATGAATCGCTACAGATTGAGAACGCTCACCACGTGGCCCGGATAGTGGAACCTCGAGGTCGGGCGCTGTTCGAGAAGATCGAACAACCGAAGAAGACATCCCTGTGTTGTATTGACGCCGAGAACTATCGAGCGATCCCGTCGCAGCAGTTCGAGGAAGACGACATTCTGCGCGAGTTGAACAAGTGCCTTTTAGCGTTCAGACAGAACACGACCTGCCCGGTGGTGGAGCCAAGGTCAGCAGAAAAACAGCGCCCGACACGGCTGGATCAGCTGGAGAACACGTCCAGCAAGGGTCGGCTCTCGCCCATAGGAGAGCGCGATCGGGAAGGATCGACGCCGGGATCGCCGGACGTGTGCACCACAATCTTCATACGACAACCCACGCCAAACTCGAAACGTTCCAGCAGTGATTCGAACAAACTGGAAAAAGACATAAACAAAAGACGATCGTGGCTTTCGCCGGACAGGCCCGCCCCCATGACCAACAGTTCGGTGGGATCCACCGGCGGTGGGGGCCTGTTGACGGCCGGCCATCGAGGCAGGTTCATAATTCTAGGTTCATCCGGAGAGTGCCTCCCAGTGAACCGACACCCGCTGAAGATTCCAGCGAGGAGAGATTCGTACTCAAGCTGTGAGTCGAGCAACGACGAATTCCACAGCGCTCGCGACAGCTTCGACGAAGACGACGAAGACGGGCTGCGCGCTCGGACGTACATGACCCAGCTGGACACTCCCGAGCGGAGGTTCACGTTTGCTCAACAGCTGCGCGAAGCACTCAAGGACAATAACATGGCGTCGGCCGCCAGCACCGATGACAGCAGCTATGCGGTGGGAATCAGTATAACGGGATCGCAAACGAGGGATCAGAACATCCGCGTGAAGCGCGGAGGATCGTGCGGCTTCGTGCTGGACGGCTCAACTGGTAGCACTTCGGAGGAGCGAGAGTGGTTCGATCGGTGCCGTCAGCGGAGCCAGAACGGCATGCTGGAACGGAAGGAGACGAACGAATCTTCGCGGTACAGCTTCGAGTCGGACTTGGGATCGGAGCTGGAGGAGGTGTACGAGAAATTTGCCAA GTGGCTCGAGGAACCCATCAGCAGTGACAAGCCCAAGAAGTTGGACGCCCGGGACGAAGCGGTGCTCAGATTCGCCAACTCACTGCTCAAGCGAACGCTAAGCGAAAGTTTCGTTGGCATTCCGTTCACGGAAGACGGACTCGCGGGCGATAAGAGTACGGAAGGGAACGCGATCAGGACCAACGGAGGTCAGAATGATAAGGTAGTACTAAATGTGAGATCGTTATCCCTGGAGTTGGCCAAACACAAGCATAAACTAGCAGCCCAATTG ATCTCCCAAATCGCCCAGAAGCGGACAATCAACGTCAACCTGAGACCGGTGGCGACCGGAAACTGGGGCTGCGGTGACACCAAGCGGGGTGACGTCCAGCTCAAGATGGTGGTCCAGTGGATGGCGGCGAGCGTTGCCGGGCTGCCGTTTCTGATCTACTACACCGCCGGGAGTGAGAAACTTTCCAAG
- the LOC6040327 gene encoding probable poly(ADP-ribose) glycohydrolase 2 isoform X3, with product MALVMLPCDLPWWSNVQKKLAQIDETPTLEVLLEVMQKLHELCNVSLDPDDDGKDQGVFDGLRHFVAEQLSEEERAHFLGHTVRHIARHARNLKLYRPPRGLNFSLQQQGDCYELSYRLVAALLANAFFSTFPKRTEKTHPTLQDFNFTYFFKGLVESNVQKAKFRSFLNYFDWLEANPVELDGTLKVSRKVMTGKQWLTIEDWLECGLPLCDVEIKHEGRLDKASSDTMQTVFASARLGGDVLGPGGSQETLQFFTFPELLAVLLYVEALEDNESLQIENAHHVARIVEPRGRALFEKIEQPKKTSLCCIDAENYRAIPSQQFEEDDILRELNKCLLAFRQNTTCPVVEPRSAEKQRPTRLDQLENTSSKGRLSPIGERDREGSTPGSPDVCTTIFIRQPTPNSKRSSSDSNKLEKDINKRRSWLSPDRPAPMTNSSVGSTGGGGLLTAGHRGRFIILGSSGECLPVNRHPLKIPARRDSYSSCESSNDEFHSARDSFDEDDEDGLRARTYMTQLDTPERRFTFAQQLREALKDNNMASAASTDDSSYAVGISITGSQTRDQNIRVKRGGSCGFVLDGSTGSTSEEREWFDRCRQRSQNGMLERKETNESSRYSFESDLGSELEEVYEKFAKWLEEPISSDKPKKLDARDEAVLRFANSLLKRTLSESFVGIPFTEDGLAGDKSTEGNAIRTNGGQNDKISQIAQKRTINVNLRPVATGNWGCGDTKRGDVQLKMVVQWMAASVAGLPFLIYYTAGSEKLSKLDTICRILKDRKWTVGELAAATLSHAKDILEDPLYYNNDRSYSSFFDKLIGLDRTGQ from the exons ATGGCCCTGGTAATGCTGCCATGCGACCTGCCCTGGTGGTCCAACGTCCAGAAGAAGCTCGCCCAGATCGATGAGACGCCCACGCTTGAGGTGCTGCTCGAGGTGATGCAGAAGCTGCACGAGCTGTGCAA CGTGAGTCTCGACCCGGACGACGACGGCAAGGACCAGGGCGTGTTCGACGGGTTACGCCACTTTGTGGCGGAGCAGCTCAGCGAGGAGGAGCGGGCCCACTTCCTGGGCCACACGGTGCGGCACATCGCGCGGCACGCCCGCAACCTGAAGCTGTACCGTCCGCCACGGGGGCTCAACTTTAGCCTGCAGCAGCAGGGCGATTGCTACGAGCTGAGCTACCGGCTGGTGGCGGCCCTGCTCGCGAACGCATTCTTCTCCACATTTCCAAAACGCACTGAGAAAACGCATCCCACGCTACAAGACTTCAactttacgtatttttttaagggaCTAGTAGA GAGTAACGTACAAAAGGCCAAATTCAGGAGCTTCCTGAACTATTTCGACTGGTTGGAGGCTAATCCGGTGGAGCTGGATGGGACGCTCAAGGTGAGCCGGAAGGTTATGACGGGGAAGCAGTGGTTGACGATCGAGGACTGGTTGGAGTGTGGATTGCCGTTGTGTGACGTGGAGATCAAGCACGAGGGACGGCTGGACAAAGCGAGTTCCGACACGATGCAGACGGTGTTTGCCAGTGCGCGGTTGGGCGGTGACGTTCTCGGGCCTGGCGGCTCGCAGGAAACGCTGCAATTCTTTACCTTTCCCGAATTGTTGGCTGTGTTATTGTATGTGGAAGCGCTGGAAGACAATGAATCGCTACAGATTGAGAACGCTCACCACGTGGCCCGGATAGTGGAACCTCGAGGTCGGGCGCTGTTCGAGAAGATCGAACAACCGAAGAAGACATCCCTGTGTTGTATTGACGCCGAGAACTATCGAGCGATCCCGTCGCAGCAGTTCGAGGAAGACGACATTCTGCGCGAGTTGAACAAGTGCCTTTTAGCGTTCAGACAGAACACGACCTGCCCGGTGGTGGAGCCAAGGTCAGCAGAAAAACAGCGCCCGACACGGCTGGATCAGCTGGAGAACACGTCCAGCAAGGGTCGGCTCTCGCCCATAGGAGAGCGCGATCGGGAAGGATCGACGCCGGGATCGCCGGACGTGTGCACCACAATCTTCATACGACAACCCACGCCAAACTCGAAACGTTCCAGCAGTGATTCGAACAAACTGGAAAAAGACATAAACAAAAGACGATCGTGGCTTTCGCCGGACAGGCCCGCCCCCATGACCAACAGTTCGGTGGGATCCACCGGCGGTGGGGGCCTGTTGACGGCCGGCCATCGAGGCAGGTTCATAATTCTAGGTTCATCCGGAGAGTGCCTCCCAGTGAACCGACACCCGCTGAAGATTCCAGCGAGGAGAGATTCGTACTCAAGCTGTGAGTCGAGCAACGACGAATTCCACAGCGCTCGCGACAGCTTCGACGAAGACGACGAAGACGGGCTGCGCGCTCGGACGTACATGACCCAGCTGGACACTCCCGAGCGGAGGTTCACGTTTGCTCAACAGCTGCGCGAAGCACTCAAGGACAATAACATGGCGTCGGCCGCCAGCACCGATGACAGCAGCTATGCGGTGGGAATCAGTATAACGGGATCGCAAACGAGGGATCAGAACATCCGCGTGAAGCGCGGAGGATCGTGCGGCTTCGTGCTGGACGGCTCAACTGGTAGCACTTCGGAGGAGCGAGAGTGGTTCGATCGGTGCCGTCAGCGGAGCCAGAACGGCATGCTGGAACGGAAGGAGACGAACGAATCTTCGCGGTACAGCTTCGAGTCGGACTTGGGATCGGAGCTGGAGGAGGTGTACGAGAAATTTGCCAA GTGGCTCGAGGAACCCATCAGCAGTGACAAGCCCAAGAAGTTGGACGCCCGGGACGAAGCGGTGCTCAGATTCGCCAACTCACTGCTCAAGCGAACGCTAAGCGAAAGTTTCGTTGGCATTCCGTTCACGGAAGACGGACTCGCGGGCGATAAGAGTACGGAAGGGAACGCGATCAGGACCAACGGAGGTCAGAATGATAAG ATCTCCCAAATCGCCCAGAAGCGGACAATCAACGTCAACCTGAGACCGGTGGCGACCGGAAACTGGGGCTGCGGTGACACCAAGCGGGGTGACGTCCAGCTCAAGATGGTGGTCCAGTGGATGGCGGCGAGCGTTGCCGGGCTGCCGTTTCTGATCTACTACACCGCCGGGAGTGAGAAACTTTCCAAG